One Argentina anserina chromosome 6, drPotAnse1.1, whole genome shotgun sequence genomic window, AGAGGACAGATGATATGTTAAGGTGGGCATCTTATGCTATTGATGGTTTCTGTCCCAAGTTGACTGAATCCACCAAATGTTATTGTATAAAGCTGAAAAGGAACTACTACATAAACAATTGCCTAGAAGCCTAAAGAGCATTGTTGAGAGTTTGAAACAGAAAGTAGTAGAAAAAGTAAGGTAGTAAATCCATTTCATGTGCCacaaatttgatgaaattggcTTAGAATCTGAGGCATATAACCTTCCATTCGTGCAGTCCTAATGGCTAATGCACGTTTGCACTTTGCGGATTCCCTCACAAATAAAGCCATTCACCTCTACATGTTACAAGTTAAATTCCATTATTGGCTGTATTCGCTTAACCTCCCGAGTTTCTTATCTGAGAATTCAATTCCATTGGTGATCAAGAATCATAGTCACCCAGCTTGGATTCTACGTCAATAGTTGCTATCAAAATCCATCATGACATATGATCTTGCCTCATTAGAGGAGCATTGCAGCAAACCCCATAAATGATCTTCTAGTCATCTATAGTTCTATACCCGAGAACATGGTCTACCACCATTTGAATTTAGTCTCAATGATTGATTCTCAACAAAGGTCGCCCCTTCTTCAATTCTTAATATCAATTTGACAATTTGAACCAGATAACACAGGAAAAATTACCTTTCACCAATAGATAAAGGGAGTTAGTCGAATCTCAAACAACTCCATTGTCAACAATTCATTGAATTTACAACATACACCCATTAGGAATCCAACACATTTGatacaacttttttttttacctaatTGTTCTTATTTCTTGttatagaaaacaaaaatcaaaatataaaatagaCATTAAACAGTTTAGACAGCAACACAATGAGTCAGTCTGTTCCTGTTTTGCCTGCTTTCGTTAACAAACATTTCCTGTTTTAtctaaacaaaaacaatttcaTTCTCTCTGTTTCAGCTTTCCTttctccctccctccctctctgTTTCTCCTTCCAATTAAGACTTAATTAGGGTTTAAAGCTCTATCTTTATCCATTGAAGACCCCCCAGGTTCCagacttttcaattctccctTGCTTGCTTTCTCGGATCCCAATTTCGCTCTCAAGTCAATGTAAGtcaattcccccccccccatctCTTTGAATTCTTCAAAATCCAATCTTTAGTtattcactgttcataaaTTTGAATTCCCAGCTGAGAATTATGAGGGTTTTGTGCTCAGAATCGTCTAGGGTGCGTTCCTCTTATTGGGTTGTTACTAGAGTATGAAAATGCCAATGATTTGAGCTCAGTTTGGAGACTTGATTAGTGCTTTCTAGAGTCGAGGTTTTCGTAGATATGATCAAGCAAATTCTGGGGAGAATACCTCGAAAACCCTCGAAATCGTCCCAAAATGATGCTTATAATGATGGAGGGGTTAATGGGATTGGACCCAATTCCACTCACAGCTCAAAGTCTTCGAATTCGGGTTCGGGGAATTCAAGAACCGGCAATGGGATTGTTGCTCCACAGTCTAGTAAATCACACCAATCCAGGAAACCTGGACAACTTGGGCCATTGTTGTTTTCAGGTGCCTATGAGGCCCTGCCGAGTTTCAGGGATGTTCCAGCTGCAGAGAAGCAGGGTCTTTTCATCAAGAAGTTGAACATGTGTTGTGTGGTGTTTGATTTTAATGATCCGTCGAAGAATGTAAAGGAGAAGGATGTGAAGAGGCAGACTTTGCTTGAGCTTGTGGATTACATTTCATCTGTGAGTTCGAAGTTCAATGAGGTGACAGTGCAGGAGATTACTAAGATGGTGGCCACCAATTTGTTTCGgacttttccatctccaagtCAGGAGAAGAAGGCTCTTGAGAGTTATGACCAGGACGAGGAGGACCAGATGTTGGAACCTGCTTGGTCTCATCTTCAGGTTGTGTATGAGTTTCtgttgaggtttgtggcttctcCGGAGACAGATGCCAAGCTAGCTAAAAGATACATTGACCAGGCATTTGTTTTGAAGTTGCTTGATTTGTTTGACTCGGAGGATCAAAGAGAGAGGGAGTACTTGAAAACGATCCTCCACCGGGTTTATGGGAAATTCATGGTGCATCGGCCGTTCATTAGGAAAGCCATCAACAATATCTTCTTTTGGTTCATATTTGAGACTCAGAAGCACAATGGGATTGCAGAaatgcttgaaattttaggcagTATAATCAATGGTTTTGCTTTGCCTTTAAAGGAAGAGCACAAGCTGTTCCTTGTCCGTGCGTTGATTCCTCTTCACAAGCCTAAATGTGTATCCATGTATCATCAGCAACTTTCCTATTGCATTACTCAGTTCGTGGAGAAAGATGCCAAGCTGTCTGATACCGTGATTAGAGGACTGTTGAAGTATTGGCCCATAACCAATAGTTCGAAAGAAGTAATGTTCCTTGGTGAATTGGAAGAAGTTCTGGAAGCTACCCAGCCATCAGAATTTCAGCGGTGTATGGTCCCTCTTTTCCGTCAAATTGGTCACTGCCTCAGCAGCTCACATTTTCAGGTACTATTCTAAGTATGATCTATATCTTTTACTCGTTTTGTTGTACGTACCTTGTTTAACCTGTGTATGCACATTGACACAATGTTTGCTTCGTTAAATCATATTCCATTAGTATTTATCCAGTGGAATATGCTTCATCATGctatgatttaaatttttaactgAATTGTTGCCTTTGCAACTTATAATGAGTAAGATGTGTTAGAGCTGGAGGCTTATGATGTTGGGTTGGGACTTTTCTCTTGAACAAACCTGTGTTATTGTTTCTTTCTTATGCAATCCAGTTTACCTGCAGTCATTTTCATGATGGTTGCTGGGATTGATTATGTAACTTTACCAGtctttgaaaatgaaaattgagTTTCTGGATAGATGTGAAAGAAATTCTATAGCAACAATCTGACTACAAACACAAATGTTCAGTACATTTATTTGGCGTTAGAAGCCATCTCTCTGATCCACCACTTCATGTGTAGTTCATTGATACAGCAAACCATTGACTTCTAAAGCTTGAGCCTTGAGGTTCAGTAATCAGTACTATGCTAGGAGCCCAGTAGTTATCCCCCCTTAGCTCGACTCTACATCTTGAATAGGTAGCTGGATGGTGTCTTGCACACACGTAACATCCCACATTTGGGAATATTAGAAAGCATCACCGTTCCATTTCTAACCAGGAGAGTCACTACTTTATGGCAGATTCATCTGCACTACATAGTTGACTTGACAATCAAAATTGATTCCCTTGTTCAgcgcgggggggggggggggggggggggggctgttGCTTTACATTAGTAATTGACTAATTGAGTATGGAACCCGGGTGTGTCAACGTACAAGTTGCCCCAACTAGGAAGGGTTG contains:
- the LOC126798589 gene encoding serine/threonine protein phosphatase 2A 59 kDa regulatory subunit B' gamma isoform-like, producing the protein MIKQILGRIPRKPSKSSQNDAYNDGGVNGIGPNSTHSSKSSNSGSGNSRTGNGIVAPQSSKSHQSRKPGQLGPLLFSGAYEALPSFRDVPAAEKQGLFIKKLNMCCVVFDFNDPSKNVKEKDVKRQTLLELVDYISSVSSKFNEVTVQEITKMVATNLFRTFPSPSQEKKALESYDQDEEDQMLEPAWSHLQVVYEFLLRFVASPETDAKLAKRYIDQAFVLKLLDLFDSEDQREREYLKTILHRVYGKFMVHRPFIRKAINNIFFWFIFETQKHNGIAEMLEILGSIINGFALPLKEEHKLFLVRALIPLHKPKCVSMYHQQLSYCITQFVEKDAKLSDTVIRGLLKYWPITNSSKEVMFLGELEEVLEATQPSEFQRCMVPLFRQIGHCLSSSHFQVAERALFLWNNDHIRTLITQNRQVILPIIFPATEENARSHWNQAVRSLTLNVRKIFSDIDQELFDECLATFQEDKTKEKETQEKRESTWKRLEAVASSKSLNSGAVLVSRFASNAISTKPKTPGHF